One window of the Salvia miltiorrhiza cultivar Shanhuang (shh) chromosome 6, IMPLAD_Smil_shh, whole genome shotgun sequence genome contains the following:
- the LOC130988758 gene encoding uncharacterized protein LOC130988758, whose translation MRNLQFLNMGSNPGFLCQKLVSLFHAISLFLIKFISYFSRLQKFGFSSKKNDKDMIFLEAGREAENHDGDKSELLHLKFKFPTFDEFSRIRDVRDDSHNPKFSSSARTNTHEFTSTTTRSVTTLIEVLTTFPLREIEGEELAKVDEEITEEVEQREEEAIEGNGKKVDATEFAENKVHSVVGVVGTRDDSVDESEFYSEITSDGFLSDGALGERFDVVSDSFGENKESPMSLGEMKKVEEQDFADFLSEKDFKVNADKQNNGEGFVSVDSVRESSLLEKDCSPFDNTNKLESLWEHQELIEQLQMELRKVKATGLPTIAEESETPKAIDELKPWKIDESDEVQHQDCMGELHKFYKSYREMMRKFDILNYQKMYAMGFVQLKDPLESKSQQKLNPAAMLKSLVSHKKQGSNPIKTLMNELQGDVEAVYVGQMCLSWEFLHCQYHRALELWSSDPHGLRRYNEAAADFQQFQVLVQRFTEDEHFQGPRVHSYVKTRCVLRNLLQVPLIREDCLEEERKKERDEYVITSEMLVEMVEESIRIFWDFVRSDKDFHNKQPQLHTREDSKLLIQLRRILQKKDRKLKDILRSEKCILRKFRKRREDEYCNEGLHFFAQVDVKLVSRVLNMSRISRDQLIWCENKLSRISFVNRKIYVEPAFLLFPC comes from the exons ATTTCTTTATTTCTGATCAAATTTATCTCCTATTTTTCCAG GTTGCAAAAATTTGGATTCTCGTCGAAGAAGAATGATAAAGATAtgatatttcttgaagcagggCGTGAAGCTGAAAATCATGATGGAGACAAATCGGAGCTGCTGCATTTGAAATTCAAGTTTCCGACGTTTGATGAGTTCAGCAGAATCCGTGACGTAAGAGATGATTCCCATAATCCTAAATTCTCATCTTCTGCGAGAACTAATACACACGAATTCACGTCTACAACGACAAGATCGGTCACTACCTTGATTGAGGTACTGACCACTTTCCCTCTAAGAGAAATCGAAGGTGAAGAGCTTGCGAAAGTCGATGAGGAAATTACAGAAGAGGTTGAGCAGAGAGAGGAAGAAGCCATTGAGGGAAATGGTAAGAAGGTTGACGCAACGGAGTTTGCAGAAAATAAGGTACATTCAGTTGTAGGAGTAGTAGGAACTAGAGATGATTCCGTTGATGAATCCGAATTTTATTCTGAGATAACCAGTGATGGTTTCTTGTCTGATGGAGCTCTTGGAGAAAGATTCGACGTTGTCAGTGATAGCTTCGGAGAGAATAAGGAATCTCCAATGTCTTTAGGTGAGATGAAGAAAGTAGAAGAGCAAGATTTTGCAGATTTCTTGTCAGAAAAAGATTTTAAAGTGAATGCAGATAAGCAGAATAATGGTGAAGGATTTGTATCAGTAGATAGTGTTCGAGAATCGAGCCTATTAGAAAAAGATTGCAGCCCGTTTGATAATACAAACAAGTTGGAGTCGTTGTGGGAGCATCAAGAACTGATTGAGCAGTTGCAGATGGAGCTTAGGAAGGTGAAGGCCACCGGTCTGCCCACCATAGCAGAGGAATCGGAGACGCCTAAGGCCATCGATGAGTTGAAGCCGTGGAAGATAGACGAGAGCGACGAGGTGCAGCACCAAGATTGTATGGGAGAGCTTCACAAATTCTACAAGAGCTACAGAGAAATGATGCGTAAATTTGATATCCTCAACTACCAGAAGATGTATGCCATGG GTTTTGTGCAACTGAAGGATCCCTTGGAAtcaaaatcacaacaaaaacTGAATCCAGCGGCGATGCTAAAGTCCCTAGTCTCCCATAAAAAGCAGGGCAGCAACCCAATCAAGACGCTGATGAATGAGCTGCAGGGCGACGTGGAAGCCGTATACGTGGGGCAGATGTGCCTCTCCTGGGAATTCCTGCATTGCCAATACCACAGAGCCTTAGAGCTATGGAGCTCTGATCCGCACGGCCTCCGCCGATACAACGAGGCCGCCGCCGACTTCCAGCAGTTCCAAGTGCTCGTTCAACGGTTCACCGAAGACGAGCACTTCCAGGGGCCCCGAGTGCACAGCTATGTCAAGACTCGATGTGTTCTTCGCAATCTTCTTCAAGTTCCTCTCATAAGAG AGGACTGCTTGGAAGAGGAAAGGAAAAAGGAGAGAGACGAATATGTGATTACTAGTGAAATGCTGGTAGAGATGGTTGAAGAATCGATACGAATATTTTGGGATTTCGTTCGATCGGATAAGGATTTCCACAACAAGCAGCCTCAGCTTCATACCCGTGAAGACAGCAAGCTGTTGATACAGCTTCGAAGAATTCTTCAAAAG AAAGATAGGAAGCTGAAGGATATATTGAGGAGTGAGAAGTGCATATTGAGGAAATTCCGAAAGCGTAGGGAAGATGAATATTGTAATGAAGGTCTTCATTTTTTTGCACAAGTAGATGTCAAATTAGTGTCACGAGTTTTGAACATGTCAAGAATTAGTAGGGACCAACTCATTTGGTGCGAGAACAAGTTGAGCAGGATTAGCTTTGTCAACCGCAAAATCTATGTCGAACCCGCTTTTTTGCTATTTCCATGTTAA